Within the Helicobacter sp. MIT 21-1697 genome, the region CCCAATCATAATGACTTGAAGTCGCACTCACGCAGTAGCTCCCAAGACTTGTATTTCCACACCATTTATAATGCTTTTTGATAAAAAGCTCCTGTGGTGGCAGACTTTCTATGAGTTCCATACATTGCGCGTGGCTACTATTAAGCATTGCCTTTGCGTTCTCTAATGTTGTGCTTTGGTGCTTTTGCCAAATTTCTCTATTCATCGCAGGATAGGTTTTGAAATTATAAGGTGCGGGGAGAAAAGGCACAAAATCACTTGTCTTATTAAGATTTGTGCGCACAAAGTGGAGCAAAAGCATCTGCCATTCATACAAATGCACTAGCACATCACGCAAAGTCTTGTCGCGTTCGTTATACTCAAAAGGTGCGCTCTGTTGCTCAAGCGGGATTTGTTCTATCAGCGTAAGCAGAGATTTATAATTGCTTTGGCTTAGGGTAAGTAAGTCGCTTTTGTTGGTAGGGCGGGGCATAGGAGTCCTTTGGGTTTGGAATCTAAGGGATAGATTCTATCACAATTTATAGATTTTTAGAATCTACTTTTTCTTTGGTTTTTTAGGCTTTGGTGGAGGTAGAGTGGGGGCTAAGGTTAGCACCACTTCTCTTAAAAGAGTGTGAGAATCCACATCAAGGATATAAGATTCTTTTGCGCCCGGATAAGGAATCCCAAGCGGGGCGGATTCTAAAAGGGGCTTTAAAATTTCAAATTGCTTGACGAAAAGCGCCTCATCGCAGAGTAAGAAAATCGGCTTAGGCACACTCTGCTCTCTCTCAAGCACATAAATGCAGTATTCACCAAACATCTTTTTGGCACTAAAGGTATAGGGCGTGTCTGCCATTGCGCTTGAAAGTGATTCTAACACGAAGTCTTTGAAGTTTTCAGTTGTGGGCATTGGGACTCCTATAATCAAAGTTTTGCAAAGTGGATTATACACCGATTCTAATAATTTTTGCATTTGAGTGCTTTTATTTTGGAATCTAAAATTCCCTCTCAAAGAATCCCAAGTTGTATTTTAGAATTTTCCCTCTCAAGCTTTAACAACCACTCTTTGCGTTTCAGTCCTCCCGCATAGCCTGTGAGGCTTTTATCACTTCCAATCACTCTGTGGCAGGGGATAAGTAGCGCAATGGGATTTGCTCCTACTGCGTTGCCCACAGCTTGCGCAGACATTTTGGCAATGCCTCTTTGGTGCGCTAGAATTTGGGCTATCTCTTTATAGCTCATCGTGCGTCCATAGGGGATTGTGCGCAAAATCGCCCATACAGATTCTCTAAAGGCTGTGCTTTGCGTGGATAGTGGAGCTAGAGGCGGAGTAAAGGGCGGAATCTCCCTGCTGAAGTAGAGTTCTAGCCATTGCTTCGTTTGGGCTAAAATCGGCGTTTGCTTCTGCACATAATCCTTTGGCAGTGTGAAGTGCTTTTGTCCCTCAAACCACAAGCCAAATAGTGCGTTTTCATCACTTGCAAAGATGATGTTGCCAAGCGGTGAGGGATATTGCTGCACATAGTTCATTGCGCATTACCAAAAGAGGCATTAGAATCTGCGGAGGCTTCCTCCCTTTGGGTGTGGAAGTAAGTGCGAAGCAGGGCGCAAAGGGTGATTTGACAATGTGTAATAGGCTTGAGCTCAAAAAGCACAATAATTTGCTTACTTGGCATTAGCAATCCTTATAAAAAGATATTTTAACATTCTACCCCTAAATAAATTTAAATAGCTTGTGTTTTTAGGCTAAAACATCGCACTTTGTGTAAAGTAAATTAAGGAATCCACTCTATAATAGCGTTTTGTGGGCGATTCTTACGCCATTGCATAAACTCTCTAAAGTCTGTAATGCCCTCTTGCAACACGGCTTGATAATATTCTATCCCCGCAATTTTTAGGTTATCTGGCGTTTCAAACTTAAGCTTTAGAATCTGCTCCTTTTGTGCTTCACTCATCACTTGCAGAATGCGCTCTGCCACTTTTTCAAAATACCCCGCATACCTGCTGCCTTGCACAATGTGAATCATATCTATCTGCCATACTTGCTCGTCTTGGTAGAATGCGTGCCATTCCAAACATTTATCCTCTTCACTCAAAAGATTGCGGTATTCTATGTGGATAATTTTAGGATTGTTGGCAAGTTTTGCTATTGCTTCAAAGCTTCGGGCAACTTCAAGTGTAGGCGTGTAAATATGAAAATCAATATCAAGATGTTTGCACAACAAGCCCATTTTGAGTGAGCCAATCAGGTTAATTTCCGCACCAATGCTTTGCCAACATTCCAAAACTTTGCTTTCCTCTATAACTTCAAAAGCTTTTTGTTGGTTGCTATAAGCAATGTGGAGAGGGGACATAGAATGCCTTTAGAGTGAGCTAAATGTATTATATCAAAAAAGCTTTATAGCATTAACTCGCCCTTATCCTGTTTTCTTCATTCTTGTAACTTGTTTTTTGATACAATGCGGATTTTGAAAATCAATCAAGAAACATAAAAGGAGAGGGAATGACACAAAAAGCTAAAAGTTCGCCCCTAATTCTAGGGCATATTCTCGCACTTGGCACGATGATAGTTTGGGGTGCGACTTTTAGCTCTACCAAAGCACTTTTAGCAGATTTTTTAGCAAGTAAGATTCTGCTTTTTCGCTTTTGCATTGCCTTTTTACTTTTGCTCTTTTTGCGCCCTCAAACCTTAGTATTTCGCGGATTGAGGGCAGAGGGATTGCTTATGCTTGCTGGGCTAAGTGGCGGGTGCTTGTATTTTTTGCTAGAAAATGTTGCGCTGTATTTCACAAGTGCTTCTAATGCCTGTGTACTTGTCGCGATTAATCCAATCTTTACAGGAATCTTGGGATTTTTCTTATTCAAAAAGCCCATTAAATGGACATTTTTGCTCGGATTTGTCATCGCAAGCGTGGGGATTGTGTTTGTGGTGTTTCGTGGGGATTTTTCCCTCACACTCTCTCCTTTGGGAGATTTACTCTGCCTTTTGGCTGGGCTTGTTTGGTCGTTTTATACGCTGATTTTAGACAAAGTCTTTGAACTTTTCAAAGGGCAAAGTCCGCTGCTTATCACGCGTAAAGTGTTCTTTTATGGGATTTTATTTACCTTGCCCTTTGCGCTTTTTGGCATTTTTGCGCGTGGAGATTTCCCGCTTCATCGCTTTGTGGAGATACCAAATTTGCTCAATCTCTTATTTCTAGGCTTAGTCGCTTCGGCTCTGTGTTATCTAAGCTGGAATGCGTCAATGAAGATTCTAGGTATATATCGGGCGAGTGCGTATATTTACTCTGTGCCACTTTTTGGTATTTTGAGCGCAGTTTTAGCACTTGGTGAGCCTTTGGATAGGTTTATTGTTATCGGGGGTATTTTGATTGTGCTAGGACTGCTTTTGTCGCAGAAGTGAGGAAATAGGCTATTTATTGTCCTCTTTATGAAACTAAATTTCTAGCTTGTGTTTTTAGGCAAAGTGGAGAATTTATGTATCGGGCTGCAATTACGCATTAAAGCCAAAATCTCATCTAAAACATAAGGAGGCGCAATGTCGCTAGAGAGGGTAAAGGCGCATTTGGCACAATATCATTTAGAGGATAGAATTATGGAGTTTCCTGTCTCATCGGCGAGTGTGGCAGAGGCGGCAAGCGCGATTGGCTGCACACAAAAAGAGATTGCAAAAACGCTTTCTTTTATGCTAGGAGAGAAACCTATACTTATCGTTGTTGCTGGAGATTGCAAAGTCAATAATGCTAAGTTTAAAGCGGAATTTCACACAAAGGCAAAGATGATTCCATTTGAAAGTGTAGAAGTATTGATTGGACACGCAGTTGGCGGGGTTTGCCCCTTTGGTGTAAATGAAAATGTGTCGGTGTATTTGGATAGTTCCTTGCAGAATCTTAAAACTCTCTATCCTGCGTGTGGGAGTGCAAATAGTGCGGTTTGCCTTAGCTTAGCAGAGCTAGAACTTGCTTCTTGCTATGAAAAATGGATAGATGTGTGCTAAAGCAGGGTATAAGCGCATTTGTAAGTATCTCTAGGATAAAGTTTTAAAATTTCGGGCGGACTTTGGCTGCTGAATGCACGTTCAAGGTTTTTTGTCCTAAAGGTTTGAGGAAGTCGCTAAACTCTTTTAACTCCTTTTTGCGAGAGGGTGGGAGATTGTTGTAGTCTTGGTCTGTGATTGCGCCCTCTAGTGTGTATAAATGCACAAGGCAACATTTGGGATAAGATTCTTTAAGTCTCACAAAGGCTTCCTCTGCGCCAAGACTTTTTAAATCCTCTGATGAGCAAATCCCCACAGATTCTAGCTTCTTGGCGATTTCTTTGCCAATGTTTTTAAAGAGGTGAGAGATTGCATTGCTACTCCTTTACATCAAAATGCTTGAGGCGAGTATTAAGCGCACAGATTCTATCATAATTTATAGCCTTTTAGAATCTTCTTGCCACCTTTTTAGTGTCGGAAATAATTTCGTGCAGTGCGCTTTGAATTGCTCATTGCTCATTCCCGCTTGTGCGCCATAGAGCGAACACATCTCTATATACTCTTGCAGTGAAACTTTATGGATAAACTCACCCATTTCATAGCAATATTTGCAATAATCCGCGCTTATGCTTCCGTTCTTTTCTAAGCCCATTTGTTCTTTGGAAGCAAGGGGCATACCGCAACTTTGACAGATTAGATTTTGCATTAAGAATCCTTTCGCATATACTCTGCGAGGAAGTGAAAAAACTCTTGGGAGATTTCAAAATGCCCTATGTCAATATGATTTTTTGACGCTACACCGATGAAGTAATGGGGCATATTGTTCCTTTTGGGTTGGGGTTATAGGTTTTTTTCAAAACTCCAAGTTTCAAGCACGAATTTTTCCAATTCTTCGTGTCTTGTATTAATCGCATCTTTATCCCATACACCTTTATTTACCACAAAATCCTTTATTTCTCTTTGTTGTATTAAAGGGGAATTTTCATAACTTGCAAGTTTATCTTTAAAAGGTTTATTGCCAATGGATATGTTATGTGGTTTGTTTATGAGTAACAAATTACCAATGCAATGCAGATAGTAATCATTGTAAAATTCCTCATCATATTCACAATATCCACTACTTAATTCTTCCCCATTTTCTGTTTGTGGTGCGATATGTTCTATCTCTGGAGTTTGTATCTCTTTTAATGAAAATTTATAGCCCTTAGTGTGTATGTCATCATTCCTTAAATAATTTTCATATCGCATAAGCAAATAAGGTGCTATCCTTATTTTTTGCTTCTTCTGTTCATAAATATTACATAAACCCCTCTTTATTTCTTCATCTCCCCAATACCAATTTCTGTCATTGCCAACACATATTTCTTTTAGCCCATCAACAAGGCTTTCAATGTTATTAAAATTTTTCAATACATTATCAAGTCTTGCAGCAAGATTTGCACTTGTTTTTACAATCTTATGGCGAACAATCATAATTTCTAAAGCTTTATAAACTTCCTCTAATTTCTCTTTATTGTCTCCGAATAAATGATAGGCTTTTAATACAAATGGGTAAGATTCATAAGAATCTAACATTAGCAAATAATCTTTATATACACTTTCCATTTTTTCAAATTCTTTAAAATTGATAAAGGCATTTTTAAGCTCTTTTACATAATTTTCAATCCAAGCAATTTTTTCACCATTACTTTTACTTTTATTTTCTGTGTCCTGCTTGTATTGTTTCTTATAATTTACATCATTGTCATTTTCTCTGTAATTAAAACCAAATTTAGAATAAGAAATATTGAAATAATTTAAAATGGAATCTTCATCAGCAATTTTTATGTCATTAATTAAACGATAAATTGTTTCAAAAATACTTGTTATTTCCTTAAGCCTCACCTCTGAATCTTCCTTATCACAATAAGTATAAATTTGATAAGCAAGATAAGATTTAAGCTTTTCCATATTTGTAAGTTTTTTGCCACGATTATTTTGCAACTCAAACATTAAAACAGAATCTTTTTTGTTAGCAAAAGGTATGCTTAAAATCTCGGCATTTTGCAAAGCTTGAAAAATATCTAAAATTTCCTTGTTTTCTTTGCTTTTTAAGGCTTTTATAAAAAATACTTTTGCTTTTTTGATACGCTCTTGTGAGGGAGTTTGTGGTTCGTGTTTTTTATCATCATTGTTGATAATCACATCTTTAAAATAGTCTCTATCGTATTCTACCGCTTGGAGCTTGGCTTTAGAGCGATTAATCAAATAATCCTCTTCTATATATTTTAGAAAATCCTCGTTGCTTATTTCATTGTCTAGTCGCTCATTTTTCGCTTTTTCTTTTAAAACATTACATAAAGCTCTTACAAAAATAATAATTGTAGTAATGCGTTGCTGTCCATCAATAATATCGTTTGTTTTGTCTCCACTTAATTTTTCAAGTAAAACATTGCCAAAGAAATAATGATTTTCTCCCTTTGTTGCTTCCTCTAAATCTGCTAAAAAGTCTTTCCATTGTTCCTCTTCCCAAGAATATGCTCTTTGATAAACAGGGATTATGTATTGTTTTTCTCCCTCAAAAAATTCTTTAATTGTTGTTTTGTTAGGCGTCATTTTCCTCTCCTTTTATTTTCTTTTATTCATTTCAACCCAGCATTTTATCAAAAAAAAATTGCAAATCATTAATGGGTAAATTTGTTATTTTGTGCCTTTAGCATTCCAAAAGAGGCAATCCACAGCACTAATCCCACACCAGCAGCACAAGCAAGAGCGATATAGGCATAAAAATATCCAAAATATTGCGCGATAAATCCTCCCAAACTCCCGCTTAGTGCTGCTCCTATGCCGCCAAAAGTCATTACACTTGCAAGAGCTGCGTTAATATGCCCACTTCCACGCAGCATTATTGCAACTAAAATGGGCAGAATCACACCTGTAATCCCCGCTCCAACGCCATCAAGAATCTGCGTAGCTATCATTCCAGCTAGATTCTCAAAATGTGCGGCTATGCCCCCACGCACGATAAGAGCGACAAAGCAGCTCCCCATAAGGACAAAATACACTTTAGAAAAATGCGGCGCGTTATTTGCACTTAAAAGTTTCATACACACAAGCGAGATGACAATCATCGTGCTTTGGGCGATGAGGATTGTCGCAGCTGCATACGCCCCGCTTGAATCAATGCCAAGCGTATGCGCTCTTTGACTAAGCAGGGGTAGCATATACGCATTGCTCAAATGAAAGCAAAACATCGCCCCACCTAAGATAAGCACCGATTTATCACTCAATGCCTCCCATAAGCCAATGCGTGTGTCGCCCTCTTGTCCCCTTGCGACTTTGTGATTAATGCTTTCTTTGCGAATAAAACTAAGAAATATAAGCGAAAAGATACCCATCGCAGCGGTAATAACAAAGATTGAGCCAATCCCATACCAAAGTGCAAATCCAAAGCTAAGCAATGCGCTAAAGGCTGTCCCTGCGTGTTTATAGGCTTCATTGAGGCTTACTTGTCTGCTATAATCTGCAAGTCCCACGATACCAAGTGTGAGGGCTGCAAATGCGGGAGCAAGGCACACTGCACATAGAGCCACGCTCATTTGAGCCAAAAGCGTAAAGCTAAAGTGGGGGTAAAAATAATTTGCCAAAGTCGCCAAAACGATAGCGCAGATACACAAGCCAATCAGGGACTTTTTGTGCGGTGTCTTGTCTATCAAAATCCCTAAAGGTATCCCAAAAATTAGCGCACAAAGCGAAGTAATCGTGGAAATTAGCCCGATTTGGGATTCCATAAAGTCGTGCTGCTGCAAAAACACACCCAAATAAGGACCCAAGCCATCACGCACATCGGCAACAAAGAAATTCAACCAAGCAAGCGTATGGTGCGGATTGATGCAATCCTCCTTAGTAGCCTAGAATCTTATTGATTTTGTTGATTGCATTTTGCTCCATTTCGGAGATGACTTGTTTCTCTGTGCTTCTTTCTTGAGCGATTTTAGATTCTTGTTGCACGATTTGGGCTAAAGTCGCATTGATTTTGCTTTCATCTCGTGCTGCTTTTGCCTCTTCTAAATTGATTTCTAAGATTTTTTTGTCTAATTCTAGGGCTTTGATTTTAGCTTTAAAAGATTCTCTTTTTTTATCAATTGCTTCTTGTTCTTTAAATTCTGCCTTTAGGGCTTGTTTTCGTTTTTCAAAACTTGCATTATTGAAAATTTCTGGCAAAATGCCTTTAATATGAGGCTTTGGAGCTTCGTGTGGTGGCGCGGGAGGTGCTGCAAAAAGTAGGGTGGATAAAGCAAGGGTAGATACCAAAGATAAGTTGATAATTTTCATCATTGCTCCTTCATTAATAAGTATAATATTTAATCGGCGCATTATAATATTTAAATGATAAACTAAGCTTAAATGGGCAAATGGTGAAGTCTAAACAACAATCTGCACGAAGCAAAAATGTGCATTATGCTTAGCTCATTGCACAATTTATTTGCAGATGTCTTTCAATTTTTACAAACTCCTTTGACAAAGGCTTTTATTTTTTCAAAATATGTAAAGATTCTAATAATGATTATTTTTGATAAATGTATTTATAATGATAATTTAAGAAATCCTCTCTACCATTAATAGGTAAATCTGTGATTATTTGTCCGTTGATAACATTTATTTTTTTCAAATATTCTCGTGTGCTCTTATCCATTTTACTTGAAAATAAAATTTCTTTGTCTTGTGTAAAAGTGATTAATCCAATACTTTTATCAAAAAGCTTATCAAATAATGGAGAAAGTAAAAATCCATTATAAACATTAAGCCTTTCTTGATTATTGCAAAATACCCAAGGTTTAATGTGTGAAGCGATTAAAAGTTTTTTATCTTTTATGTGGGTAATTGGACATTTTTTAAGTGTTTCTAACAAATTTCTTCTAAAATCTTGTTGTCCAATCCTTATATTTTGCATACTTTGGCTTTGAGTTATGTTTCTTGTTTCCAATTGATTATTAATATGGGAATCTAAAATGATTTGCAAATCTTTTTTGTTATTTTCTATATCATCAATAAAACTTTTAAGGGCATAGACACCATAAGCAATCCTTGTAATTTTCGGATTTCTTTGACATCTTTCTTGTATAGTATTATTTGGCGTTTTCCCTTTAACTTCATTTTTGTCTTTATAATTCAAATTTGTTCATATAAAAATTTTAATGAAGCGAATCCTCCATTTTTTAGCATTATATTTTCTATTGCATCATCATAAGTCATTTGCCAACCTTTTTAACGCTCATCACCTAAGCTTTCTTATTTTTATCAAATTCTACAATATATTTTTTTGCCAAAGCACTGCTTGCGCGACACCAACTTCCACCATTACCAAGTGCAAGTGCTTTGTAATCTCCCACAAACTCTTCCACACTTATCCACCTTGAGATACCATTTTCATTGGGCTTGGCAAGTTTTAAAAAAATCTCTGTTTTTGATTGTTTCACTTGAATAATCCTTAAAAAGCGTTTAAATATTATAACATAACAAATTTCAATTTTTTCAATTAACAGGCACTTAAGAAAGTGGCGAGACAGGGATTAATGAGTTTAACTATCCATACACAAATGACGAGATTCTGCGCCTAAACTTCATTCGCAGAATCACTCCAGCAAATAACAATGAAAAGCAATGAAATTATGGTATAATACAATAAATTTGAATATAAGGCAAGGAGCTTACAATGCAAAACCAAATGATTAATGTAACCTTTAGAATGGACAAAAAAGACAAGCAAGAGTTTGAGGCTGTAATCCACGCTTTGGGCTTAAATCTAAGCTCGGCTTTTAATATCTTTGCTAAAGCAGTGGTGCGCGAGAGTGGAATCCCTTTTGATTTAAAAGCGGAGATTCCTAATGAGCAAACAGCTCAAGCGATGAAGAATGTTATTAATGGCGAGAATATCGTAGAATACACTTTAGAGGAACTCATAGAAATTGCAAAACAAGCAAGGCTAGAAAATGTTGAATCTTAAGCAGGAAAAAAGATTTGTAAAAGATTTGCAAAAGCGTGGGTTAAACAATAGCGAACTTGCAAAATTTGCAAGGTATCTCTCTCTGCTTTGCGAGGGTAAAACATTACCACAAGAAGCGAACGACCACGCACTTAAAGGCGATTGGCTAGGCTTTAGAGAGTTTCATATCGGAGGCGATACACTTGTGATTTATAATATCCATAGAAGATATGCTCTATCTTACAAGGCTTGGCAGCCACTCCCAGCTTTTTAAATAAAGGGATTAATGTAGGTGGCACGAGTCTAGTAAAAAAGCGCATTTTGGATAAATTATTAAGCCAAACTTGCTATAATCGCACCTTTAGAATTTCAAAGATTCCACAAAGCAAGTTTTAGACAAGGGCAAAGAGGGGTAAATGGCAAAGAACAGCAATCTACACGAGGCAAAAGCAAATAAAAAAGATGAGTTTTATACGCAACTTAGCGATATAGAAAATGAACTCAAGCACTACAAAGCACATTTTAAAGACAAAATCGTGTTTTGCAACTGCGATGACCCAGAATATAGTAATTTTCATCGTTATTTTCGGCTTAATTTTATGGAGTTAGGGCTTAAAAAGCTCATTACTACGCATTATAAGGCAAATGGGAGTCCAAGTTATGCAAGTGTTTTGAGTCGTGAAATGGTGGAGAAAAGCAGGGAGTATATCACTCTTAGCATTTTTGATAAGAGTGTTGTGAGCGGCTTCGCCGCTCACAACACAACACAACACAACACAACACAACACAACACAACACAACACAACACAACACAACACAACACAACACAACACAACACAACACGCAGCCGCTAACGCATAAAAACGCCTTTATCAAAAACCCTAAACCTTTACCCTTAAAAGAAAATGGCGATTTTAGGAGTGAGGAATGTATTAAGTTTCTCAAGCAAAGCGATATTGTCGTAACCAACCCGCCTTTTTCGCTTTTCCGCGAGTATGTCGCCCAACTCATACAATATGATAAAAAATTTTTGATTATTGGGAATCTCCACGCGATAACTTATAAAGATTTCTTTCCCTATCTGAAAAATAATCAAATTTGGCAGGGCTATACCAATCCAAAACTTTTTATTGACGCAAATGCAGAAAACAAAGATTTTAAGCAGTTTGGTAATATTTGTTGGTATTCAAATTTAGATATTAAAAAGCGGCACGAGCTTTTAGAAACGATTTATTCCTATGCTAAAACTCCCGAGAAATACCCAAAGTATGATAATTACGATGTAATTAATATAAATAAAATAAATGAGATTCCGCTTGATTATGAGGGCGTTATGGGTGTGCCTATTACCTTTTTAGATAAACATAATCCTAAGCAGTTTGAGATTTTAGGGATAGCAAATTCGGCAAGATATATTGGGTATAAGTGTTTTACTTTTCTAAATGGACAAAAGATTTACAACAGAATCCTTATCCGCAGAATCCCTTCAGCATAGGACAATCAAAAGGAATTACAATCAAACCAAAGGAGTAAAAATGAAAATCACAGAGTGCAGAATCAAAGTTAGGGACTTAGTAGCAGGATACAGCAGAGATGAGGAGAGTGGAGAAGTTGTAGCTTATGGGGATTGCAAAAGTGAAGATTCTAAAGCAAGACTCAATATCCGCCCTAAATACCAAAGGGAGTTTGTGTATAAAGACAAGCAAAGAAATGCGGTGATTGAGACGATTTTCAAAGGATTTCCTTTAAATACAATGTATTGGGTGAGAAACACCGAATCTAATGCCGAGTATGAATATGAAGTGCTAGATGGGCAGCAAAGAACCATTAGCATTTGTGAGTATTATAAGGGTGATTTTTCGCTTAAAGAGCAGTATTTTCATACTTTGCCAGAGGACAGAAAAGAAACGTTTTTAAACTATGGGTTGATGATTTATGTATGCGAGGGAGAGGAAAGTGAGAAGCTAGAGTGGTTTAGGGTGATTAATATCGCAGGAGAGAGGCTCACAGAGCAAGAATTGCGTAATGCGATTTATGCGAGTGTGTGGCTAAGTGATGCCAAAAGGAGATTTAGCAAAACAAACTCTCTAGCGGAACAAAAGGGTGGAAAATACCTTAATGGCTCAAGTATAAGGCAGGAGTTTTTAGAATCTGCTCTTGCGTGGATAGTGGGCAAAAGGGAGGATAAGGCGATTTGTGAATATATGGCAAAGAGTGCGAAAGATTGCAAAAATGCTGATGAGCTATGGGGCTATTTTTGCGCAGTCATTGATTGGGTGGAGATGAAATTCCCAACATACCGCAAGGAGATGAAAGGTATAGAATGGGGGCTTTTGTATAATGAGTATAAAGATAAGCCTTTGGATAAAGAGGAGCTAGAAAAACGCGTAGCAGATCTTATGGCTGATGATGAGGTGCAAAAAAAGAGTGGCATTTACGCGTATGTGCTAAGTGGAGAGGAAAAACACCTCAATTTAAGGGCATTTGAAAAGGGCATAATTCGGGCAGTGTATGAGGCGCAAGGGGGCATTTGTCCGCATTGCAAAGAAACTTTTGCGATAGAGGAAATGGAGGCTGATCATATCAAGCCTTGGAGCAAGGGAGGTAAAAGCGTGAAA harbors:
- a CDS encoding DMT family transporter — protein: MTQKAKSSPLILGHILALGTMIVWGATFSSTKALLADFLASKILLFRFCIAFLLLLFLRPQTLVFRGLRAEGLLMLAGLSGGCLYFLLENVALYFTSASNACVLVAINPIFTGILGFFLFKKPIKWTFLLGFVIASVGIVFVVFRGDFSLTLSPLGDLLCLLAGLVWSFYTLILDKVFELFKGQSPLLITRKVFFYGILFTLPFALFGIFARGDFPLHRFVEIPNLLNLLFLGLVASALCYLSWNASMKILGIYRASAYIYSVPLFGILSAVLALGEPLDRFIVIGGILIVLGLLLSQK
- a CDS encoding zinc ribbon domain-containing protein, whose protein sequence is MQNLICQSCGMPLASKEQMGLEKNGSISADYCKYCYEMGEFIHKVSLQEYIEMCSLYGAQAGMSNEQFKAHCTKLFPTLKRWQEDSKRL
- a CDS encoding type II toxin-antitoxin system RelB/DinJ family antitoxin translates to MQNQMINVTFRMDKKDKQEFEAVIHALGLNLSSAFNIFAKAVVRESGIPFDLKAEIPNEQTAQAMKNVINGENIVEYTLEELIEIAKQARLENVES
- a CDS encoding phosphoglycerate mutase family protein, which codes for MSPLHIAYSNQQKAFEVIEESKVLECWQSIGAEINLIGSLKMGLLCKHLDIDFHIYTPTLEVARSFEAIAKLANNPKIIHIEYRNLLSEEDKCLEWHAFYQDEQVWQIDMIHIVQGSRYAGYFEKVAERILQVMSEAQKEQILKLKFETPDNLKIAGIEYYQAVLQEGITDFREFMQWRKNRPQNAIIEWIP
- a CDS encoding DUF262 domain-containing protein, yielding MTPNKTTIKEFFEGEKQYIIPVYQRAYSWEEEQWKDFLADLEEATKGENHYFFGNVLLEKLSGDKTNDIIDGQQRITTIIIFVRALCNVLKEKAKNERLDNEISNEDFLKYIEEDYLINRSKAKLQAVEYDRDYFKDVIINNDDKKHEPQTPSQERIKKAKVFFIKALKSKENKEILDIFQALQNAEILSIPFANKKDSVLMFELQNNRGKKLTNMEKLKSYLAYQIYTYCDKEDSEVRLKEITSIFETIYRLINDIKIADEDSILNYFNISYSKFGFNYRENDNDVNYKKQYKQDTENKSKSNGEKIAWIENYVKELKNAFINFKEFEKMESVYKDYLLMLDSYESYPFVLKAYHLFGDNKEKLEEVYKALEIMIVRHKIVKTSANLAARLDNVLKNFNNIESLVDGLKEICVGNDRNWYWGDEEIKRGLCNIYEQKKQKIRIAPYLLMRYENYLRNDDIHTKGYKFSLKEIQTPEIEHIAPQTENGEELSSGYCEYDEEFYNDYYLHCIGNLLLINKPHNISIGNKPFKDKLASYENSPLIQQREIKDFVVNKGVWDKDAINTRHEELEKFVLETWSFEKNL
- a CDS encoding HNH endonuclease — its product is MNYKDKNEVKGKTPNNTIQERCQRNPKITRIAYGVYALKSFIDDIENNKKDLQIILDSHINNQLETRNITQSQSMQNIRIGQQDFRRNLLETLKKCPITHIKDKKLLIASHIKPWVFCNNQERLNVYNGFLLSPLFDKLFDKSIGLITFTQDKEILFSSKMDKSTREYLKKINVINGQIITDLPINGREDFLNYHYKYIYQK
- a CDS encoding MFS transporter, with the translated sequence MNFFVADVRDGLGPYLGVFLQQHDFMESQIGLISTITSLCALIFGIPLGILIDKTPHKKSLIGLCICAIVLATLANYFYPHFSFTLLAQMSVALCAVCLAPAFAALTLGIVGLADYSRQVSLNEAYKHAGTAFSALLSFGFALWYGIGSIFVITAAMGIFSLIFLSFIRKESINHKVARGQEGDTRIGLWEALSDKSVLILGGAMFCFHLSNAYMLPLLSQRAHTLGIDSSGAYAAATILIAQSTMIVISLVCMKLLSANNAPHFSKVYFVLMGSCFVALIVRGGIAAHFENLAGMIATQILDGVGAGITGVILPILVAIMLRGSGHINAALASVMTFGGIGAALSGSLGGFIAQYFGYFYAYIALACAAGVGLVLWIASFGMLKAQNNKFTH
- a CDS encoding methylated-DNA--[protein]-cysteine S-methyltransferase yields the protein MNYVQQYPSPLGNIIFASDENALFGLWFEGQKHFTLPKDYVQKQTPILAQTKQWLELYFSREIPPFTPPLAPLSTQSTAFRESVWAILRTIPYGRTMSYKEIAQILAHQRGIAKMSAQAVGNAVGANPIALLIPCHRVIGSDKSLTGYAGGLKRKEWLLKLERENSKIQLGIL
- a CDS encoding type II toxin-antitoxin system YafQ family toxin, whose amino-acid sequence is MLNLKQEKRFVKDLQKRGLNNSELAKFARYLSLLCEGKTLPQEANDHALKGDWLGFREFHIGGDTLVIYNIHRRYALSYKAWQPLPAF
- a CDS encoding ClbS/DfsB family four-helix bundle protein, with product MPRPTNKSDLLTLSQSNYKSLLTLIEQIPLEQQSAPFEYNERDKTLRDVLVHLYEWQMLLLHFVRTNLNKTSDFVPFLPAPYNFKTYPAMNREIWQKHQSTTLENAKAMLNSSHAQCMELIESLPPQELFIKKHYKWCGNTSLGSYCVSATSSHYDWASKCIKKRMRQYKAKGDK
- a CDS encoding YbaK/EbsC family protein, with product MSLERVKAHLAQYHLEDRIMEFPVSSASVAEAASAIGCTQKEIAKTLSFMLGEKPILIVVAGDCKVNNAKFKAEFHTKAKMIPFESVEVLIGHAVGGVCPFGVNENVSVYLDSSLQNLKTLYPACGSANSAVCLSLAELELASCYEKWIDVC
- a CDS encoding transcriptional regulator; the encoded protein is MPTTENFKDFVLESLSSAMADTPYTFSAKKMFGEYCIYVLEREQSVPKPIFLLCDEALFVKQFEILKPLLESAPLGIPYPGAKESYILDVDSHTLLREVVLTLAPTLPPPKPKKPKKK
- a CDS encoding TfoX/Sxy family protein, whose translation is MSHLFKNIGKEIAKKLESVGICSSEDLKSLGAEEAFVRLKESYPKCCLVHLYTLEGAITDQDYNNLPPSRKKELKEFSDFLKPLGQKTLNVHSAAKVRPKF